From Pseudomonas hefeiensis, one genomic window encodes:
- the kdsB gene encoding 3-deoxy-manno-octulosonate cytidylyltransferase produces MTAAFTVVIPSRFASTRLPGKPLLLIAGKPMIQHVWEQACKSSAQRVVVATDDGRIVEACKGFGAEVVLTREDHNSGTDRLAEVAAKLGLEPDAIVVNVQGDEPLIPPSVIDQVANNLAAHPEARMATLAEPIEDLQTLFNPNVVKVVSDLNGLALTFSRATLPWARDAFAQSREVMPDSVPYRRHIGIYAYRAGFLEDFVAWGPCWLENTESLEQLRALWHGVRIHVADALIAPPTGVDTVEDLERVRRLLEA; encoded by the coding sequence ATGACCGCAGCCTTTACCGTTGTCATTCCGTCGCGCTTTGCCTCGACGCGCCTGCCCGGCAAGCCGTTGCTGTTGATCGCCGGCAAGCCGATGATCCAGCACGTGTGGGAACAGGCTTGCAAAAGCAGCGCCCAGCGCGTGGTAGTGGCGACCGACGATGGGCGCATCGTGGAGGCCTGCAAGGGCTTTGGCGCCGAAGTGGTGCTGACTCGCGAGGATCACAACTCCGGGACTGATCGCCTGGCGGAAGTCGCCGCCAAGCTGGGCCTGGAGCCCGACGCCATCGTGGTCAATGTGCAGGGCGATGAACCGTTGATCCCGCCCAGCGTGATCGATCAGGTTGCAAACAATCTGGCAGCCCATCCCGAAGCGCGCATGGCCACCCTGGCCGAGCCGATCGAGGATCTGCAAACCCTGTTCAACCCCAACGTGGTCAAGGTTGTCAGCGACCTCAATGGCCTGGCACTGACTTTCAGCCGCGCCACCTTGCCCTGGGCCCGTGATGCATTCGCGCAAAGCCGGGAGGTAATGCCTGACAGTGTGCCGTATCGCCGCCACATCGGCATTTACGCTTACCGCGCAGGTTTCCTCGAGGATTTCGTCGCCTGGGGCCCGTGCTGGCTGGAAAACACCGAATCCCTGGAGCAACTGCGTGCCCTGTGGCACGGCGTGCGAATCCACGTCGCCGATGCGCTGATTGCCCCGCCGACCGGCGTCGACACGGTGGAAGACCTCGAGCGCGTTCGTCGCCTGCTGGAGGCCTGA
- a CDS encoding DNA internalization-related competence protein ComEC/Rec2: MRTGMLALALGLLTPVFCPALPPLWLIAVMPVLALMVLPFRTHPLGFFLIGLAWACLLAQMALDERLPVALDGETRWVEGRVVGLPQYSEGVVRFELADTHSRRTRLPASMRLAWFGGPPVSSGERWRLAVKLKRPVGLLNPHGFDYQAWLLSRGIGATGTVKDGHLQQPAQGAWRDGVRQALAQVDAQGRSGALAALVLGDGGGLSRDDWQVLQDTGTVHLLVISGQHIGLLAGLVYLLVAGAARYGVWPARLPWLPWACALAFSAALGYGLLAGFEVPVRRACAMIALVLLWRLRYRHPDPWWAWLLAFNGVLVFDPLASLRLGFWLSFAAVAILVFTFGARLGPWRWWQTWTRAQWLVAVGLCPILLILGLPVSLSGPLVNLLAVPWVSLLVLPPALLGTALLPVPFVGEGLLWIAGGLLDLLFKGLALAAGRIPAWVPAAIPVWAWGMAALGALLLLLPKGVPLRVLGWPMLLLVVFPPREEVPPGQAEIWQLDVGQGLAVLVRTRRHTLLYDAGPRFGEADAGERVVLPTLRKLGVAGLDLMLLSHADADHAGGAQTVRNGLPTTRVVSGDPAALPAALQAEACDSGARWEWDGVWFELWQWSSALESNQRSCVLLIEAGGERLLLTGDIDSHAERALLDGPLAVPIQWLAAPHHGSRSSSSMVLLSRLRPHSVLISRGQGNAFGHPHPRVMARYRRLGMAIYDSAEQGAIRLQLGAFEPPHLQAGQRRYWRDPPSAGPWPQP, from the coding sequence ATGCGCACAGGGATGCTCGCGCTTGCACTCGGGCTGCTGACCCCGGTTTTTTGCCCGGCGCTGCCGCCGCTGTGGCTGATTGCGGTCATGCCTGTGCTGGCGCTGATGGTTTTGCCGTTTCGAACTCATCCACTGGGTTTTTTCCTGATCGGGCTGGCTTGGGCCTGTCTGTTGGCGCAGATGGCCTTGGACGAGCGGTTACCTGTCGCGCTGGACGGAGAAACCCGCTGGGTCGAAGGGCGCGTCGTCGGGTTACCGCAATACAGCGAGGGTGTGGTGCGTTTCGAACTGGCCGATACCCATTCCCGCCGCACACGGCTGCCGGCGTCGATGCGCCTGGCCTGGTTCGGTGGACCGCCTGTGAGCAGCGGCGAGCGATGGCGATTGGCGGTGAAGCTCAAGCGCCCCGTCGGTCTCCTGAACCCCCATGGCTTCGATTACCAAGCCTGGCTGTTGAGTCGGGGCATCGGCGCGACCGGTACGGTAAAGGACGGTCATCTCCAGCAACCTGCCCAAGGTGCCTGGCGTGACGGTGTGCGTCAGGCGCTGGCGCAAGTTGACGCCCAGGGCCGCTCCGGGGCGCTGGCGGCATTGGTCCTGGGGGACGGCGGCGGATTGAGCCGCGATGACTGGCAGGTGCTGCAAGACACCGGCACGGTCCATCTGTTGGTGATTTCCGGGCAACATATCGGGCTGCTCGCCGGGCTGGTGTATCTGCTGGTGGCCGGTGCGGCGCGCTATGGTGTGTGGCCGGCGCGTCTGCCGTGGTTACCTTGGGCCTGCGCGCTGGCCTTCAGCGCAGCCTTGGGCTACGGCTTGCTCGCCGGCTTCGAGGTGCCAGTGCGGCGAGCCTGCGCCATGATCGCCCTGGTGCTGCTGTGGCGCTTGCGTTACCGGCATCCGGACCCTTGGTGGGCGTGGCTGCTGGCTTTCAATGGGGTGCTGGTGTTCGATCCGCTGGCCAGCCTGCGGCTGGGGTTCTGGCTGTCGTTCGCCGCGGTGGCGATCCTGGTGTTTACTTTTGGCGCTCGGCTGGGGCCCTGGCGCTGGTGGCAAACCTGGACCCGTGCCCAGTGGCTGGTTGCGGTCGGGCTGTGCCCGATATTGTTGATATTGGGTTTGCCGGTCAGCCTCAGCGGACCCCTGGTGAACCTGTTGGCGGTGCCTTGGGTCAGCCTGCTGGTGTTGCCGCCGGCGCTGCTCGGTACGGCGTTGCTGCCGGTGCCGTTCGTGGGTGAAGGACTGCTTTGGATCGCCGGCGGGTTGCTCGATCTGCTATTCAAGGGGCTGGCGCTGGCGGCCGGACGAATACCGGCATGGGTGCCTGCGGCTATCCCTGTATGGGCATGGGGCATGGCCGCTCTTGGGGCTTTGTTACTGTTGCTGCCCAAAGGTGTGCCGCTGCGGGTACTGGGATGGCCCATGTTGCTGCTGGTGGTTTTTCCTCCGCGGGAGGAAGTTCCACCAGGCCAAGCTGAAATCTGGCAACTGGACGTGGGCCAAGGCTTGGCGGTGTTGGTGCGCACCCGTCGTCATACGTTGCTTTACGATGCGGGGCCGCGCTTTGGCGAGGCCGACGCGGGTGAGCGCGTGGTGCTGCCCACCTTGCGCAAGCTGGGCGTCGCCGGGTTGGACCTGATGCTGCTCAGTCATGCTGACGCCGATCACGCCGGAGGCGCCCAAACGGTACGCAACGGGTTACCAACGACTCGGGTCGTCAGCGGAGACCCGGCCGCGTTGCCTGCCGCTTTGCAGGCAGAGGCGTGCGACAGTGGTGCGCGCTGGGAATGGGACGGGGTCTGGTTCGAGCTGTGGCAATGGTCATCAGCCCTTGAAAGCAACCAGCGGTCCTGCGTTTTGCTGATCGAGGCGGGGGGTGAGCGGCTGTTGCTCACCGGAGACATCGATAGCCATGCCGAGCGCGCTTTGCTCGACGGGCCTCTGGCGGTGCCGATCCAGTGGCTGGCGGCGCCCCATCACGGTAGCCGCAGTTCATCGTCGATGGTGCTGCTGTCACGCCTCAGACCCCATTCGGTGTTGATCTCCCGAGGCCAGGGCAATGCATTCGGGCACCCTCATCCCCGGGTGATGGCTCGCTATCGCCGCTTGGGCATGGCGATCTACGACAGCGCTGAACAGGGTGCCATTCGTCTGCAACTGGGAGCCTTCGAACCGCCGCACCTTCAGGCCGGCCAACGGCGATACTGGCGCGACCCGCCGTCTGCGGGACCATGGCCGCAACCTTGA
- the murB gene encoding UDP-N-acetylmuramate dehydrogenase, with protein MTLQVRAGVSLKRFNSFGVDVTARLFAEAHSDADVRQALAYASANEVPLLVIGGGSNLLLTGDVDALVLRMASQGIRLLSDDGERVLIEAEAGEPWHPFVQYTLAQGWSGLENLSLIPGTVGAAPMQNIGAYGVEIKDVFAGLTALDRQTGELRDFTLEECRFAYRDSLFKQQVGRWLILRVRFALSRAAHLHLEYGPVRQRLTELGIEQATPSDVSRAICSIRSEKLPDPAVLGNAGSFFKNPLVPASHVAQLKLQYPDLVAYPQPRGQMKIAAGWLIERAGWKGFREGDAGVHKLQALVLVNYGCATGPQLLDLALRIQKDIAERFQVDLEMEPNRY; from the coding sequence ATGACCTTGCAAGTGCGGGCCGGCGTCAGCCTCAAGCGGTTCAACAGCTTTGGCGTGGACGTCACCGCCCGGTTATTCGCCGAAGCTCACAGCGACGCCGATGTTCGCCAGGCGCTGGCCTATGCCAGCGCCAATGAAGTGCCGTTGCTGGTGATCGGTGGTGGCAGCAACTTGCTGCTGACCGGCGATGTCGATGCGCTGGTGTTGCGCATGGCCAGCCAAGGGATTCGTCTGCTCAGCGATGATGGCGAGCGGGTACTGATCGAAGCTGAAGCAGGCGAACCGTGGCACCCTTTTGTCCAGTACACGCTGGCGCAAGGCTGGTCGGGGCTGGAGAACCTCAGCCTGATTCCCGGTACGGTGGGGGCCGCGCCGATGCAAAACATCGGTGCCTACGGCGTGGAGATCAAGGATGTATTCGCCGGCCTCACCGCCCTGGATCGGCAAACCGGTGAGCTGCGCGATTTCACTCTCGAAGAATGCCGTTTCGCCTACCGCGACAGCCTGTTTAAGCAGCAAGTGGGTCGCTGGCTGATCCTGCGAGTGCGCTTTGCCCTCAGTCGCGCCGCGCATTTGCACCTGGAGTACGGTCCGGTCCGCCAGCGGTTGACCGAACTGGGCATCGAACAGGCGACTCCCTCGGATGTCAGCCGGGCCATCTGCAGCATTCGCAGTGAAAAGCTCCCTGACCCGGCGGTGCTGGGCAACGCCGGCAGTTTCTTCAAGAACCCGCTGGTGCCGGCTTCGCACGTCGCGCAACTCAAGCTGCAATACCCGGATCTGGTGGCTTATCCACAACCCCGGGGGCAGATGAAAATTGCCGCCGGTTGGTTGATCGAGCGCGCTGGCTGGAAAGGCTTTCGCGAAGGCGACGCTGGGGTGCATAAGTTGCAGGCCTTGGTGCTGGTCAACTACGGCTGCGCCACCGGTCCGCAATTGCTGGATCTGGCCCTGCGCATCCAGAAAGACATTGCCGAACGTTTTCAGGTCGATCTGGAAATGGAGCCCAATCGGTACTGA
- the lpxK gene encoding tetraacyldisaccharide 4'-kinase: MAMSDRLLAAWYEGHPALTLLRPLEWLYRRVVMGKRERFLAGEGEIYQPPVPLVVVGNITVGGTGKTPLILWMIQHCQRSGLRVGVVSRGYGAKPPHLPWRVEAGQGADIAGDEPLLIVQRSGVPLMIDPDRSRAVQALLEAQPLDLILSDDGMQHYRLARDLELVLIDNARGLGNRRCLPAGPLREPAERLQSVDAVLYNGASADREDGFAFELRPTALVNLASGERRPLDHFPPGQALHAVAGIGNPRRFFNTLETLHWRPIPHGFADHAQYSAQALNFTPSLPVVMTEKDAVKCRAFAEPHWWYLAVDAAPSPAFADWFDTQLMRLLPDRLLP; this comes from the coding sequence ATGGCCATGTCTGATCGATTGCTTGCCGCCTGGTACGAAGGTCACCCGGCCCTGACGCTGTTGCGGCCACTGGAGTGGTTGTACCGGCGGGTGGTGATGGGCAAACGCGAGCGTTTTCTGGCGGGCGAGGGTGAGATTTACCAACCGCCCGTGCCGTTGGTGGTGGTGGGCAACATCACTGTTGGCGGCACTGGCAAGACGCCATTGATCCTGTGGATGATCCAGCATTGCCAGCGCAGTGGCCTGCGGGTCGGTGTGGTGAGCCGGGGTTATGGCGCCAAACCACCCCATTTGCCGTGGCGAGTCGAGGCCGGGCAGGGCGCCGACATCGCCGGTGATGAGCCACTGCTGATTGTCCAGCGCAGCGGCGTGCCATTGATGATCGATCCGGATCGCAGCCGGGCGGTCCAGGCGCTGCTGGAGGCTCAACCGCTGGACCTGATCCTGTCCGACGACGGCATGCAACATTACCGCCTGGCCCGGGATCTTGAGTTGGTGCTGATCGACAACGCCCGCGGCCTGGGCAATCGACGTTGTCTGCCTGCCGGTCCGCTGCGTGAACCCGCGGAGCGTCTGCAATCGGTCGATGCCGTGCTGTATAACGGCGCCAGCGCCGACCGCGAAGACGGCTTTGCCTTCGAACTGCGACCCACTGCCCTGGTGAATCTGGCCAGTGGCGAACGGCGGCCACTGGACCATTTTCCGCCTGGCCAGGCCCTGCATGCGGTGGCCGGCATCGGCAATCCCCGGCGTTTCTTCAACACCCTCGAAACGCTACACTGGCGACCTATACCGCACGGGTTTGCCGACCACGCCCAATACAGCGCCCAGGCATTGAATTTCACGCCGTCGTTGCCGGTGGTCATGACGGAAAAGGACGCGGTCAAATGCCGTGCCTTCGCCGAGCCCCATTGGTGGTACCTGGCGGTGGACGCCGCGCCGTCGCCAGCCTTCGCGGACTGGTTCGATACCCAGTTGATGCGCCTGTTACCGGATCGGCTTTTGCCTTAA
- a CDS encoding MotA/TolQ/ExbB proton channel family protein, producing the protein MWELVKSGGWMMLPIILSSIVALGIVAERLWTLRASRVTPEHLLGQVWVWIKDKKLNKDRLKELRASSPLGEILAAGLANSKHGREIMKECIEEAAARVIHELERYINALGTIAAMAPLLGLLGTVLGMIDIFSSFTGAGMTANASVLAGGISKALITTAAGLMVGIPSVFFHRFLQRRIDELVVGMEQEAIKLVEVVQGDRDVDLAEGKK; encoded by the coding sequence GTGTGGGAATTGGTCAAATCCGGCGGCTGGATGATGTTGCCGATCATTCTGAGCTCCATCGTGGCGCTGGGGATTGTTGCCGAACGGCTGTGGACCCTGCGGGCCAGTCGCGTGACCCCGGAGCATTTGCTTGGCCAGGTCTGGGTCTGGATCAAGGACAAGAAACTGAACAAGGACCGGCTCAAGGAGCTGCGGGCCAGTTCACCGCTGGGTGAAATCCTCGCCGCGGGCCTGGCAAATTCCAAGCATGGTCGCGAGATCATGAAGGAGTGCATCGAAGAAGCCGCCGCCCGGGTCATCCATGAGCTGGAACGCTACATCAATGCCCTGGGCACCATCGCCGCCATGGCCCCGTTGCTGGGCCTGCTGGGCACGGTGTTGGGCATGATCGACATTTTCAGTTCGTTCACCGGCGCCGGCATGACCGCCAATGCCTCGGTGCTGGCAGGGGGGATTTCCAAGGCCTTGATCACCACGGCCGCCGGATTGATGGTGGGGATTCCTTCCGTGTTCTTCCATCGGTTCCTGCAGAGACGCATCGATGAGCTGGTGGTGGGCATGGAGCAGGAAGCCATCAAGCTGGTCGAGGTGGTGCAAGGCGACCGTGACGTGGACCTGGCCGAGGGCAAGAAGTGA
- a CDS encoding ExbD/TolR family protein, which yields MKFRRKPRETVEINLASLIDVVFILLLFFVVTTTFTRETQLKVELPEAVSGSPAEDQQLKNLEVTISAEGTFSVNNQLLPKSDLASLIDALQKESGGDTSLPLSISADGKTPHQSVITAMDAAGKLGFSHLRMTTVEAAPAP from the coding sequence GTGAAATTCCGCCGCAAACCACGGGAAACCGTCGAGATCAACCTCGCGTCGCTGATTGACGTGGTGTTCATCCTGCTGCTGTTTTTCGTCGTGACCACCACCTTCACCCGGGAAACCCAGCTCAAGGTGGAGTTGCCGGAAGCGGTCAGCGGCTCGCCGGCCGAAGACCAGCAACTCAAGAACCTGGAAGTCACGATCAGTGCCGAAGGGACGTTTTCGGTGAACAATCAGTTGCTGCCCAAGAGCGACCTGGCGAGCCTGATCGATGCGCTGCAGAAGGAGTCCGGCGGCGACACCAGCCTGCCGCTGTCCATCAGCGCCGACGGCAAAACCCCTCATCAATCCGTCATCACCGCCATGGACGCGGCCGGCAAGCTCGGCTTCAGCCATCTGCGCATGACCACCGTCGAGGCGGCGCCGGCACCCTGA
- a CDS encoding low molecular weight protein-tyrosine-phosphatase, which translates to MRVLFVCLGNICRSPTAEGILRHKLREAGLAEQVEVASAGTGDWHVGKAPDKRSQAAALRRGYDLSAQRARQVSRADFAAYDLILAMDGSNLRNLKSLQPANGRAELDLFLRRYEAELDDVPDPYYDGEQGFEQVLDLIERATDRLVIELKGRL; encoded by the coding sequence ATGCGGGTTCTGTTTGTCTGCCTCGGCAACATCTGCCGATCACCCACCGCCGAAGGCATCCTGCGGCACAAACTGCGCGAGGCCGGGCTGGCCGAACAGGTGGAAGTCGCTTCCGCCGGCACCGGTGACTGGCATGTCGGCAAGGCTCCGGACAAACGCAGCCAGGCTGCGGCCCTGCGACGCGGCTATGACTTGTCGGCCCAGCGTGCCCGGCAAGTCAGCCGGGCTGATTTTGCCGCGTATGACCTGATTCTGGCGATGGACGGCAGCAACCTGCGCAACCTCAAGTCCCTGCAACCGGCCAATGGTCGGGCCGAACTGGATTTGTTCCTGCGCCGCTACGAGGCTGAACTTGATGACGTACCGGACCCGTACTACGACGGCGAACAGGGTTTCGAGCAAGTGCTGGATCTGATCGAACGTGCCACGGATCGCCTGGTGATCGAGTTGAAGGGGCGGTTATGA
- a CDS encoding XdhC family protein, with protein MDSVDLNVLRSVLEWRRAGQRVVLFTVVQTWGTAPRPPGAMLALREDGVVIGSVSGGCVEDDLIARLHDGRIPADGPPVQLITYGVTREEAARFGLPCGGTLRLTEERVGDWQWVAELLERCEGHEIVARELTVATGEVVLTPASKTDALVFDGQALRAIYGPRWRLLLIGAGQLSRYVAEMARLLDFEVLICDPRKEFVYGWEEQHGRFVSGMPDEAVLSIQTDERTAIVALTHDPRLDDMALLTALDSKAFYVGALGSRVNSQKRRDNLAQLGLSAQAIERLHGPIGLHIGSHTPAEIALSLLAEIVAIKNGVELRQKKPL; from the coding sequence ATGGACAGCGTTGATCTGAACGTCTTGCGCAGCGTGCTTGAGTGGCGCCGCGCCGGGCAGCGGGTGGTGTTGTTTACGGTGGTCCAGACCTGGGGTACCGCGCCGAGGCCGCCGGGGGCGATGTTGGCCCTGCGCGAGGACGGCGTGGTAATTGGCTCGGTGTCGGGTGGTTGTGTCGAGGATGACCTGATCGCCCGGTTGCACGATGGGCGTATTCCGGCGGACGGTCCGCCGGTGCAGCTCATCACCTATGGCGTGACTCGTGAGGAGGCGGCGCGTTTCGGCCTGCCGTGCGGCGGCACCTTGCGCCTGACCGAAGAGCGGGTCGGCGATTGGCAATGGGTCGCAGAGCTGCTGGAGCGCTGCGAAGGCCATGAGATTGTCGCCCGTGAGCTGACCGTCGCCACAGGCGAAGTGGTGCTGACGCCGGCCAGTAAAACCGACGCCCTGGTATTCGACGGTCAAGCCCTGCGGGCCATCTACGGCCCGCGCTGGCGACTGCTCTTGATCGGTGCCGGACAACTGTCGCGTTATGTGGCAGAAATGGCCCGGTTGCTGGATTTCGAGGTGTTGATCTGCGATCCGCGCAAGGAATTTGTCTACGGTTGGGAAGAGCAGCATGGCCGCTTCGTTTCCGGCATGCCTGACGAAGCGGTGTTGAGCATCCAGACTGACGAGCGCACGGCCATTGTCGCCCTGACCCATGATCCACGATTGGACGACATGGCGTTGCTCACGGCCCTGGACTCCAAGGCTTTTTATGTCGGGGCCTTGGGCTCTCGGGTTAACAGCCAGAAGCGCCGGGATAACCTGGCTCAGCTAGGCTTGTCAGCACAGGCTATCGAGCGGCTGCACGGGCCGATCGGTTTGCACATCGGCAGCCATACGCCGGCGGAAATCGCCTTGTCGTTGCTGGCTGAAATCGTGGCGATCAAGAATGGCGTCGAGTTGCGCCAGAAGAAGCCGCTGTAA
- a CDS encoding (2Fe-2S)-binding protein: MITLKLNGKDHQLDVTEDMPLLWAIRDVAGYNGTKFGCGMGLCGACTIHVDGAPVRSCITPIGSVKGQNVTTIDALHVDPVGQIVQKAWLDTAVAQCGYCQGGQIMSATALLKTNPNPSDEQIEEAMVGNICRCGTYNRIKTAIRQASTHLKEAKA, encoded by the coding sequence ATGATTACCCTGAAGCTCAATGGAAAAGATCACCAACTGGATGTGACCGAGGACATGCCGCTGTTATGGGCTATCCGCGATGTAGCCGGTTACAACGGCACCAAATTTGGCTGCGGCATGGGCCTGTGCGGCGCCTGCACCATCCACGTCGACGGTGCCCCGGTGCGTAGTTGCATCACCCCGATTGGCTCGGTGAAAGGCCAGAATGTCACCACCATCGATGCGCTTCACGTCGACCCGGTCGGGCAAATTGTCCAGAAGGCCTGGCTCGATACGGCAGTGGCCCAGTGTGGCTACTGTCAGGGCGGGCAAATCATGTCCGCGACCGCTTTGCTCAAGACCAACCCCAACCCGAGCGATGAGCAGATCGAGGAGGCGATGGTCGGCAACATCTGCCGCTGCGGCACCTATAACCGGATCAAGACTGCGATCCGCCAGGCTTCCACCCACCTGAAGGAGGCCAAGGCATGA
- a CDS encoding Trm112 family protein has translation MDTKLLDILACPVCKGPLKLSADKTELISKGAGLAYPIRDGIPVMLESEARTLTTDERLDK, from the coding sequence ATGGACACCAAATTGCTCGACATTCTGGCCTGCCCGGTCTGCAAAGGCCCCCTCAAGCTCAGCGCCGACAAAACCGAGCTGATCAGCAAAGGCGCAGGCCTGGCCTATCCGATTCGCGATGGCATCCCGGTGATGCTCGAAAGCGAGGCCCGTACCCTGACCACCGACGAGCGCCTGGATAAATGA
- a CDS encoding xanthine dehydrogenase family protein molybdopterin-binding subunit produces the protein MSRLPNDFVLSNFSRRGFLKGASATGVLVLAASWGLPDAFAEDKKFGGEGMPNGVIDDPKVYVSIAADGSVTVICNRSEMGQGVRTSLTMVVADELDADWARVKVQQAPADEVRFGNQDTDGSRSMRHWYEPMRRCGAAARTMLELAAAAQWNVPASECRAQLHKVVHQPSGRELGYGALAAAASALPVPAGDSLRLKQPSEFRYIGKESSRAIDGEDVVNGRAVFGADVHFDGMLYAVVARPPVYGGKVKSLDSSAALKVPGVVKVLQIEGRPLPSEFQPLGGVAVVAKNTWAAIKGREALKIEWDDGPNAGYDSVAYRKELEAAALKPGKVLRNTGDLDEALAKADSTLEASYYLPHLSQSPMEPMVAVARFKDGQCEAWAPSQAPQVTRERVAERLGIPFDKVTVHITLLGGGFGRKSKPDFVLEAAVLAKEFPGQAVRVQWTREDDIHHSYFHTVSAEYLKAGLNQDGMPSGWLHRTVAPSITALFAPGMTHEAPFEVGMGVTNMAYAIANMRLENPEAVAHTRVGWYRSVSNIPHGFAIQSFIDELAHKAGQDPLAYHVKLLGPDRKIDPRTLNEEWNYGESPERYPIDTARIRTVLETAAKAAGWGRKLPKGRGLGLAVHYSFVTYVAAALEVEVKDDGTLIVHKADIAVDCGPQINPERIRSQFEGACVMGLGNAVVGEISFKDGKVQQDNFHMYEVARMSLAPKEVAVHLVTPPGEVPLGGVGEPGVPPIAPALCNAIFAATGKRIRTLPVRYQLQGWQQAKA, from the coding sequence ATGAGCCGCTTACCTAATGATTTTGTGCTGAGCAACTTCAGCCGGCGTGGTTTCCTCAAAGGCGCGAGTGCCACTGGCGTGTTGGTACTGGCTGCCAGTTGGGGCCTACCGGACGCCTTTGCCGAGGACAAGAAATTCGGCGGCGAGGGCATGCCCAATGGTGTGATCGACGACCCGAAAGTGTACGTGAGCATCGCCGCTGATGGCAGTGTGACGGTGATCTGCAACCGTTCGGAAATGGGCCAGGGCGTGCGTACCAGCCTGACCATGGTGGTGGCCGATGAACTGGACGCGGACTGGGCACGGGTCAAGGTGCAGCAGGCACCGGCTGATGAGGTGCGCTTCGGCAACCAGGACACCGACGGTTCGCGCAGCATGCGTCACTGGTACGAGCCGATGCGTCGTTGCGGGGCCGCCGCCCGGACCATGTTGGAACTGGCCGCCGCTGCCCAGTGGAATGTCCCGGCGAGTGAGTGTCGTGCCCAATTGCACAAAGTCGTGCACCAGCCTTCCGGTCGGGAACTGGGATATGGCGCGTTGGCCGCCGCGGCCAGTGCCTTGCCAGTGCCGGCCGGTGACAGCCTGCGCCTCAAGCAACCTTCGGAGTTTCGCTACATCGGCAAGGAGTCGAGCCGGGCCATTGATGGTGAAGACGTCGTCAACGGTCGTGCGGTGTTCGGCGCCGATGTACATTTCGACGGCATGCTCTATGCCGTCGTGGCTCGCCCGCCAGTCTATGGCGGCAAGGTCAAGAGCCTGGACAGCAGCGCGGCGCTGAAAGTGCCAGGCGTGGTCAAGGTGCTGCAGATCGAAGGACGTCCGCTGCCCTCCGAGTTCCAGCCTCTGGGCGGCGTGGCGGTGGTGGCGAAAAATACCTGGGCGGCGATCAAGGGCCGCGAGGCGCTGAAAATCGAATGGGACGACGGTCCGAATGCCGGCTATGACTCCGTCGCCTATCGCAAGGAGCTGGAAGCCGCCGCCCTCAAGCCTGGCAAAGTCTTGCGCAACACGGGCGACCTCGATGAGGCGTTGGCCAAGGCCGACTCGACCCTGGAGGCGTCCTATTACCTGCCGCATCTGTCTCAGTCGCCGATGGAGCCGATGGTTGCCGTCGCCCGGTTCAAGGATGGCCAGTGCGAAGCCTGGGCACCGAGCCAGGCACCGCAGGTCACCCGTGAACGCGTCGCCGAACGATTGGGGATCCCTTTCGACAAGGTCACGGTGCACATTACGCTGTTGGGTGGCGGTTTCGGGCGCAAGTCCAAACCCGATTTTGTCCTCGAAGCGGCCGTGTTGGCCAAGGAGTTTCCAGGCCAGGCGGTACGGGTGCAGTGGACCCGCGAAGATGACATCCATCATTCGTATTTCCACACCGTATCGGCCGAATACCTCAAGGCTGGCCTGAACCAGGACGGGATGCCGTCCGGCTGGCTGCATCGCACCGTAGCCCCGAGCATCACCGCACTGTTTGCACCGGGCATGACTCACGAAGCGCCGTTCGAAGTGGGTATGGGCGTGACCAACATGGCCTACGCGATTGCCAACATGCGCCTGGAAAATCCCGAAGCGGTGGCCCATACGAGGGTCGGCTGGTACCGCTCGGTGTCGAACATTCCCCACGGTTTTGCGATTCAGAGTTTCATCGACGAATTGGCCCACAAGGCCGGCCAGGATCCACTGGCGTATCACGTCAAATTGCTTGGCCCGGACCGTAAGATCGATCCGCGTACCTTGAATGAAGAATGGAACTACGGCGAATCCCCCGAGCGTTATCCCATCGATACGGCGCGGATCCGTACGGTGCTGGAAACCGCCGCCAAGGCCGCCGGTTGGGGCCGTAAGCTGCCCAAGGGCCGTGGCCTGGGGCTGGCGGTGCATTACAGCTTCGTTACCTACGTGGCGGCAGCGCTTGAGGTGGAGGTCAAGGACGATGGTACGTTGATCGTGCACAAGGCCGATATTGCCGTGGACTGCGGCCCGCAGATCAACCCCGAGCGCATCCGCTCCCAGTTCGAAGGCGCCTGTGTCATGGGCCTGGGCAATGCGGTGGTGGGGGAGATCAGCTTCAAGGATGGCAAGGTCCAGCAAGACAACTTCCACATGTACGAAGTGGCGCGCATGTCTCTGGCTCCCAAGGAGGTCGCGGTGCACTTGGTCACGCCGCCGGGCGAGGTGCCGTTGGGCGGGGTAGGTGAACCGGGTGTACCGCCGATTGCGCCGGCGCTGTGCAACGCGATTTTCGCCGCCACCGGCAAGCGCATCCGCACGCTGCCCGTGCGTTATCAGTTGCAAGGTTGGCAGCAGGCCAAAGCCTGA